In Numidum massiliense, a single genomic region encodes these proteins:
- a CDS encoding hemerythrin domain-containing protein, whose amino-acid sequence MSSVTKGQLFFCDEETDVFPHIVAYEQAPTAAKLTALRQTIVDRESEHAATGDILKQIRAMTDGFEPPQGACTTYRATYGRLAELEADLFQHLHLENNILFLRYTQA is encoded by the coding sequence ATATCGTCGGTAACGAAAGGACAATTATTTTTTTGTGACGAGGAAACCGACGTTTTTCCGCACATTGTCGCTTACGAACAGGCGCCTACGGCAGCAAAGCTAACGGCACTGCGGCAAACGATCGTCGACCGAGAAAGCGAACACGCCGCTACCGGTGACATCTTGAAACAAATACGCGCGATGACAGACGGTTTTGAGCCGCCGCAAGGCGCCTGCACGACGTACCGCGCCACATACGGGCGCCTCGCTGAGCTCGAAGCCGATTTGTTTCAGCATTTACACCTCGAAAACAACATCTTGTTTCTCCGCTACACACAGGCATAA
- a CDS encoding amidase, with the protein MIHAWSATEIVDKIKAKEVSPVEVMDHFLGRITALNPQINAFVTLADAEARQAAKQAEEAVVHGAALGPLHGVPVAIKDLTVTKGIRTTYGSPAYKDYIPDRDATVVQRLKQAGAIVVGKTNTPEFGHKGTTDNLLFGATKNPWHLAMTAGGSSGGAAAAVAARLVPVAEGSDGGGSIRIPASFCGVYGFKPTFGRIPYDSNLSNVFSAHEPFLHHGTLTHAVEDAALLLQVMQGPTATDPFSLPRTDVSYREEMKKSVAGLKLAYTPDFGMYEVAPDVQRKVRETLAQWRALGCTVEEISLDFGMDLRTFITFFESMWHSAAAAGSGALLEEHPELVSESMQYMIRKGYALSAVEFRQLEYTRTKLWLKVQEVMQTYDALLSPTLAVTAFPHELLGPREINGRAIKRDSDWMLTQMFNVTGMPAASLPVGFSADGLPIGLQIAADRFNESTVLRLSHAFESAYGTSGVPSTVAAAPVN; encoded by the coding sequence ATGATTCATGCATGGTCGGCGACAGAAATAGTCGACAAAATTAAAGCGAAAGAAGTTTCCCCTGTCGAAGTGATGGATCACTTCTTAGGGCGGATTACGGCGCTTAACCCACAAATTAACGCGTTTGTTACTCTTGCCGACGCGGAGGCGCGCCAAGCGGCGAAACAGGCGGAAGAGGCAGTTGTCCACGGAGCAGCGCTCGGGCCGCTGCACGGTGTTCCGGTGGCGATTAAAGATTTGACAGTGACGAAGGGGATCCGCACGACATACGGTTCTCCCGCTTACAAAGATTACATTCCCGATCGCGATGCGACAGTCGTACAGCGCCTAAAGCAAGCGGGAGCGATCGTCGTCGGTAAAACAAATACGCCAGAGTTCGGACATAAAGGGACGACGGACAACCTGTTATTCGGCGCGACGAAAAACCCGTGGCACTTGGCAATGACCGCTGGCGGTTCGAGCGGTGGTGCGGCAGCGGCTGTAGCAGCGCGACTCGTGCCCGTCGCCGAGGGGAGTGACGGTGGCGGTTCGATTCGCATCCCAGCCAGTTTTTGCGGTGTGTACGGGTTTAAGCCGACGTTCGGACGTATCCCGTACGACAGCAACTTAAGTAACGTGTTTAGTGCGCACGAACCGTTTTTGCACCACGGGACATTGACGCACGCGGTAGAGGACGCCGCGTTGTTACTGCAGGTGATGCAGGGACCGACAGCGACAGACCCTTTTTCTCTCCCCAGGACGGACGTTTCTTACCGCGAGGAAATGAAAAAAAGTGTTGCGGGCCTGAAGTTGGCCTATACGCCCGATTTTGGGATGTACGAAGTCGCTCCCGACGTGCAGCGAAAGGTGCGGGAGACGTTGGCTCAGTGGCGCGCCCTCGGTTGTACGGTTGAAGAAATATCACTCGATTTCGGGATGGATTTGCGTACGTTTATTACGTTCTTTGAAAGTATGTGGCACTCTGCAGCGGCGGCGGGGAGCGGCGCGTTACTGGAAGAACATCCAGAACTCGTTTCGGAGTCGATGCAGTATATGATCCGCAAAGGGTATGCCTTAAGCGCGGTCGAGTTCCGGCAATTGGAATATACGCGGACAAAACTGTGGCTGAAGGTGCAAGAAGTGATGCAGACGTACGACGCACTGCTCTCGCCGACGCTAGCGGTGACGGCATTTCCACACGAGTTGTTAGGGCCGCGCGAAATTAACGGCCGGGCGATTAAGCGAGATTCTGATTGGATGCTAACGCAAATGTTTAACGTCACAGGCATGCCCGCGGCATCGCTTCCGGTCGGCTTTTCAGCAGATGGGCTGCCAATCGGGCTGCAAATAGCGGCTGACCGGTTTAACGAGAGCACCGTCTTAAGGTTATCGCACGCTTTTGAGTCTGCTTACGGGACGAGTGGCGTACCGTCGACTGTTGCAGCTGCACCAGTGAACTAA